A single region of the Candidatus Neomarinimicrobiota bacterium genome encodes:
- a CDS encoding GldG family protein — protein MKMLWRGSLYDGLAVLFLGWLYGVSIVKFDWIAWTLIGLGGVLVVASVGLNWNRFSQMVKERRTQVSLNALLVIVLVLGIVGMLDYLSIRHSWRVDTTSQREFSLSEQTVSILRNLDEDVSLTAFVSDAEIRQMGDRLTEYVHYSAKFKYDIIDPIKEPDRVREFFGPDKQYLDMPTLVLKTALKDEEIKSVDEENITNALIKVTRKEKRKVYFTQGHGEKTINPDQPGMDGYQFVREDLEKQHFDVEEINLYESEAVPVDADVLVVAGPARRLAKGEIDAVDKFLEDGGNVLAMIDPETESGTDSLLANWNVKLNRDMVIETHSSFVLTSQGLSRQSNVSVAPASAEYGEHMITKNFRFATSYIKAQSLTVIDEEDDSIETTPLVYTSGNSWGETNLDMLFDEGKVAQDEDDHEGPTTVAMAVEKDSGNKTRLVVMGDSDFASDVYVEQAPGNRDFFLNVVSWLAEEEDLISVRPKETENRPLTMTMRQQKLTLFFLIILLPLLAVRMGIHVYMKRS, from the coding sequence ATGAAGATGTTGTGGCGTGGTTCTCTGTACGACGGACTGGCAGTCCTTTTTCTGGGATGGCTGTATGGTGTCTCAATTGTAAAGTTCGACTGGATAGCATGGACGCTCATCGGCTTGGGCGGCGTTCTCGTGGTGGCCTCAGTGGGGCTGAACTGGAACCGATTTTCTCAGATGGTAAAAGAGAGAAGAACGCAGGTCAGCCTGAACGCCCTTCTGGTGATCGTTCTCGTACTCGGCATTGTGGGTATGCTGGATTACCTCTCTATCCGGCACTCATGGCGCGTAGATACCACTTCGCAGAGGGAATTCAGTCTCTCGGAACAAACTGTAAGTATATTGAGGAATCTGGATGAAGATGTATCGTTGACGGCGTTTGTGAGCGATGCGGAAATCCGGCAGATGGGAGACCGCCTCACTGAATATGTTCACTACTCAGCCAAGTTCAAGTATGATATCATCGATCCCATCAAAGAGCCTGACCGGGTGCGAGAATTCTTCGGCCCCGATAAGCAGTACCTCGATATGCCGACACTCGTCCTCAAGACAGCTCTGAAAGATGAAGAGATAAAGAGTGTTGACGAGGAGAATATCACCAACGCCCTGATCAAGGTGACGCGCAAGGAGAAGCGCAAGGTCTATTTTACTCAGGGGCATGGCGAAAAGACGATTAATCCCGATCAGCCCGGGATGGACGGATATCAATTCGTGAGGGAGGATCTGGAGAAGCAGCATTTCGACGTGGAGGAAATCAATCTCTATGAATCAGAAGCCGTTCCTGTGGATGCCGATGTTCTCGTGGTAGCGGGGCCCGCCCGGCGGCTGGCGAAAGGGGAAATCGATGCCGTTGACAAGTTTCTCGAAGACGGAGGAAACGTGCTGGCCATGATCGATCCCGAAACGGAGAGTGGCACTGATTCTTTGCTTGCGAATTGGAATGTAAAACTGAACCGCGATATGGTCATCGAGACACACTCCAGTTTTGTTCTCACTTCTCAGGGATTAAGCCGACAGAGCAACGTGAGTGTGGCACCGGCGTCGGCCGAATACGGCGAACATATGATAACCAAAAACTTTCGCTTTGCTACATCTTACATCAAGGCCCAATCGTTGACCGTCATTGATGAGGAAGATGATTCCATTGAGACAACTCCTCTGGTCTACACAAGCGGCAACAGTTGGGGGGAGACCAATCTGGACATGCTGTTCGATGAAGGAAAAGTCGCACAGGATGAGGATGATCACGAGGGACCAACAACGGTGGCCATGGCTGTGGAGAAAGATAGCGGCAACAAGACGCGTCTTGTGGTGATGGGTGACTCCGATTTCGCCTCCGATGTCTATGTGGAGCAGGCTCCCGGGAATAGAGATTTTTTCCTCAATGTAGTGAGTTGGCTGGCAGAGGAAGAGGATTTGATTTCGGTACGGCCGAAGGAAACCGAAAACCGCCCCCTTACAATGACCATGCGCCAGCAGAAGCTGACACTGTTCTTCCTGATTATCCTTCTCCCGCTACTGGCTGTCCGAATGGGGATTCACGTTTACATGAAGAGATCCTGA
- a CDS encoding DUF4340 domain-containing protein, whose protein sequence is MKKTIILAAIAAALAAFIYSDIEKGKEREEAEEYESSLLKIEQDDVNSITLIKWEGDTIVYVRAENDKWRITSPVVTEGDQSAVRSNVSGFVNADIKRRLRTTAAKLKNFGLDPAAMEVIIETGDDRKINLLVGDKAATRGDMFVAFKDSLQVLVTSSNILTLADKSLFDLRDKKIAHYEKDDVKRVEIVSQQYDIVLEKSGDEWIMLKPGGILVDNSRVDSFLNSLKNYSAKSFAQESFSDGAQFGFDKPVLKLSLMLGDELSTKKIVIGKQLEDDDEAHYGYESGRSPVFVVRESNRESMTKEPFYFQDKKIARFDKSEITEIRFSGAYQVTLTKEDTIGWYAFTDSSIKVEDSDMDRLFSHFSALNVRELATYSPEDLSAYGLSSPFLAVSLLREGEQVAGFEVGDGVDSDRYVRSSAYPFIYKSSVSQVDRILEWLKEFFDPEESLPL, encoded by the coding sequence ATGAAGAAAACGATCATTCTGGCGGCAATTGCGGCAGCGCTGGCGGCGTTCATCTATTCCGATATCGAAAAAGGGAAAGAGCGTGAAGAGGCGGAGGAATATGAGTCGTCGCTGTTGAAGATTGAGCAAGACGACGTCAATTCCATCACACTCATTAAGTGGGAGGGCGACACAATCGTCTATGTCCGTGCAGAAAATGACAAGTGGCGTATCACTTCGCCTGTTGTGACCGAAGGAGATCAATCCGCCGTCAGGAGTAATGTGAGCGGCTTCGTCAATGCCGATATCAAGAGGCGCCTGAGAACTACTGCCGCCAAACTCAAAAACTTTGGTCTCGATCCCGCTGCCATGGAGGTGATTATTGAGACTGGCGATGATCGTAAGATTAACCTGTTAGTTGGTGATAAAGCGGCCACAAGAGGCGACATGTTCGTCGCCTTCAAAGATTCGCTGCAAGTGCTGGTGACATCTTCCAATATCCTGACTCTGGCTGACAAATCACTCTTCGACCTGCGGGACAAGAAGATTGCTCACTATGAAAAGGACGACGTGAAGCGGGTGGAAATTGTATCGCAGCAGTACGATATCGTTCTGGAAAAATCGGGAGATGAGTGGATCATGCTGAAGCCGGGGGGGATCCTGGTAGACAATTCACGGGTCGACAGTTTTCTCAACAGTCTGAAGAACTATTCGGCAAAGTCATTTGCACAGGAGTCATTCAGTGATGGGGCGCAGTTCGGTTTTGATAAGCCGGTTCTGAAGCTCAGCCTGATGCTCGGCGATGAACTGTCCACCAAGAAAATTGTCATCGGCAAGCAGCTTGAAGATGACGATGAGGCGCATTACGGCTACGAATCTGGGAGATCGCCGGTGTTTGTCGTGCGGGAGTCCAACAGGGAGAGCATGACGAAGGAGCCGTTCTATTTCCAGGATAAGAAGATTGCCCGTTTCGATAAGAGTGAAATTACTGAGATCCGATTTTCAGGAGCATATCAGGTCACGCTGACAAAAGAAGATACCATCGGCTGGTACGCCTTTACGGACTCCAGTATAAAAGTAGAAGACTCGGACATGGATCGCCTGTTTTCGCATTTCAGCGCTCTAAACGTACGCGAGTTGGCCACCTATTCCCCCGAGGACCTCAGCGCCTACGGGTTGTCATCTCCTTTTCTTGCGGTTTCCCTCCTGAGGGAGGGCGAACAGGTTGCGGGATTTGAGGTGGGAGACGGCGTGGACAGCGACCGCTACGTTCGCAGCAGTGCTTATCCGTTTATCTACAAGTCATCCGTCAGTCAGGTGGATCGAATATTGGAATGGCTGAAGGAGTTCTTCGATCCCGAAGAGTCGTTACCGCTCTAG
- a CDS encoding DUF92 domain-containing protein, producing the protein MFPTFSPFENEWITFLVFLGVIFFLIGLSEAARSKLRWTVETSRRSVHIIVGVLVIFSPFLFVSKLPPITLAAIFIAVNIVTLRTKKFEAMHATNRVTYGTVYFPLAYLILCLFWWERPVVFEISLLLLTFADTAAAVAGERAKSPEFYTVWRDRKTIQGSVIMFIVSILLIGLGTRMFQGLVNVPPVDLKILLPLSLFVAALVTVAEATSSTGSDNLTVPLVAAVSYDLFYITAQNGETVTLLLWILFSFVLAVGAVKLNTVSTNGALGAFIMGLFIFGIGSWQFMIPLVVFFVLSSLLSKVGKHRKKTARAVPVKGSRRDIVQVFSNGGIPMLLAIWWFYQPSEWLYAVYLASVAAATADTWETEIGFFSRWVPRNSVTFAKMEPGASGGVTLIGTAGGLLGSIAIAATAYPFLPNPSILKWVIAAGFAGSLIDSFLGASVQGLYRCNECNRMTEAASHCSEPATLARGTGYINNDVVNLLCTLSGGTIILLLL; encoded by the coding sequence ATGTTTCCCACATTTTCTCCCTTTGAGAACGAGTGGATCACCTTCCTGGTCTTTCTGGGAGTTATCTTCTTCCTCATCGGCCTGAGCGAGGCAGCCCGGTCTAAACTGAGGTGGACTGTGGAGACGAGCCGCAGATCCGTCCACATCATTGTGGGAGTGCTGGTAATATTTTCTCCTTTCCTCTTTGTCTCTAAACTTCCCCCCATTACTCTGGCCGCTATTTTTATCGCCGTAAATATCGTTACCCTGAGGACCAAGAAGTTCGAGGCGATGCACGCTACGAACCGCGTTACATACGGTACTGTATATTTCCCGTTAGCCTATCTGATCCTCTGCCTGTTCTGGTGGGAACGGCCCGTAGTTTTCGAGATTTCCCTGCTACTTTTGACTTTTGCCGACACGGCTGCCGCTGTTGCGGGTGAGCGTGCAAAATCGCCTGAATTTTACACAGTTTGGCGCGACAGAAAAACTATTCAGGGAAGCGTGATAATGTTCATCGTGTCGATCCTTCTGATCGGTTTGGGGACGCGTATGTTCCAGGGGTTAGTTAATGTTCCACCCGTCGACCTGAAAATCTTGCTGCCACTCTCTCTCTTTGTGGCTGCACTGGTCACTGTCGCCGAGGCAACCTCCAGCACAGGATCAGATAACCTAACGGTTCCGTTAGTGGCGGCGGTAAGCTACGATCTTTTTTATATCACTGCACAAAATGGCGAAACCGTTACACTCCTGCTGTGGATTCTATTCTCATTCGTTCTCGCAGTAGGTGCCGTGAAGCTCAATACCGTTTCGACGAACGGTGCTCTCGGAGCTTTTATCATGGGTCTGTTCATCTTCGGTATAGGAAGCTGGCAATTCATGATCCCGCTAGTTGTATTTTTCGTCCTCTCTTCCCTCCTGTCTAAGGTTGGTAAGCACCGTAAAAAAACCGCCAGAGCTGTACCCGTCAAAGGATCACGGCGTGATATTGTGCAGGTTTTTTCCAACGGCGGCATTCCCATGCTCCTAGCTATCTGGTGGTTTTATCAGCCATCTGAGTGGCTCTACGCCGTTTACCTGGCTAGCGTAGCGGCGGCCACGGCTGACACTTGGGAAACGGAGATAGGATTCTTTTCCAGATGGGTGCCCCGCAACAGTGTCACATTTGCCAAGATGGAACCGGGCGCATCGGGTGGGGTGACGCTGATCGGAACAGCGGGAGGACTGTTGGGCTCTATAGCGATCGCCGCAACCGCTTATCCTTTTCTACCCAATCCTAGCATACTGAAATGGGTCATCGCCGCCGGTTTTGCAGGCAGTCTCATCGATTCCTTCCTCGGCGCTTCGGTTCAGGGGCTCTACAGATGTAATGAGTGTAACAGGATGACGGAAGCCGCCAGCCACTGCTCCGAACCGGCTACTCTCGCGCGCGGCACCGGATACATCAACAATGATGTAGTGAATCTGCTTTGTACGCTGTCGGGGGGAACGATTATACTCTTACTGCTCTAG